From the genome of Metarhizium brunneum chromosome 4, complete sequence, one region includes:
- the gloL_1 gene encoding Highly reducing polyketide synthase gloL translates to MGSLAATVGNGETNESSLQHPATHGSHTANGHTANGHITNGHTLNGHSINGHTADDNGTINGSLNGLGYPSQTLMAICGMACRLPGGIASAEELWEFLLAKKNARTRVPESRYNVSAFHSAVSKPGTVATEYGHFLDDSVDLGALDTSVFPLNRTELERSDPQQRLMLEVAREAFEDAGVTDWRGKTVGCYIGNYGEDWSEMFAKEPQQYGLHRITGTGDFVIANRLSYEFDIRGPSVTIRTACSSALIGINEACAAIARGDCEAAIVGGLNLILAPAMTISETEQGVLSKDGSCKTFSADANGYARGEAVTAVFIKPLTDAIRDGNPVRAVIRAVTNNSDGKTPGISHPSTSSQETLMRRAYAMAGITDFGETAMVECHGTGTPIGDPIEANAVARVFGERGVYIGSVKPNLGHTEGASGLVSLIKMVKALEHRTIPPQIRFTAPNPNILFKEGKLTVPLEPTPWPQDRLERVSLNSFGVGGSNAHIILESAVMHNAATVIHATPEEPQLLLYTASSAKSLARMIDNYRHWVERNPSKVADLAYTLARKRDHGPHRAFAIANGGAIETVSPPASIKPGTKPPNIVMVFTGQGAQWPQMGRQLWQSNETFKASIQHLDQCLQAVSGERPHYSIQEELKKPAKKSRVSSAEISQPLCTAIQIALVDCLKALGIVPSAVVGHSSGEIAAAYASGALTASEAIMAAHHRGAVTNRQRRKGSMAAIGMSWRDTEKHLVPNVVIACDNSPKSVTISGDTDKVKAVVADIQMTRPEVLARLLQVDKAYHSHHMAEIGDDYASLISGQVNGKGPSNAFFFSSVTGKLLDGEHNLGSAYWRTNLESPVRFREAVTNLLNHEVGKHAVFIEIGPHSALAGPLRQIFTETSSPCPYLSVIIRNQDCLGSYLAAVGKLHSLNVNINLDVLFPTGSCLPDLPRYPWNHENTCWYESRLSKDWRFRKFPYHDLLGLRVVESTELEPAWRNLFHLSNTPWVHDHKIGDDIVFPFAGYIAMAGEAVRQTTGINDGFSIQNVLVSTALVLPKGKPTEMITTFRPKSLTTALNSSWWEFTMASYNGDIWTKHCTGEVMALTSDPRPGQDPEPLPRKVNTAKWYSNMSKGGLDLGPCFQTLATIETSTRPEDNRAIGNVVNGRQGDEANYHIHPTVLDATIQILGAAATNGQMRKTKTWLPTSMDRLSVYRCSSDMVTSVSARLSSNHSVVGGGRCTAGGVVVVEAENIKMSLAADSISNQVPDTHAAARYEWSADIDFMNVGELLIAPAGRSEYLHLLEELGQLCLLSSKRRLYSTSKPVVLAPHMLKYTSWITSASKVVVVNLASVVSNLDNENISARIHALSNRLADTPMSPVSNAIREIWTNMDLLLSGQTLEDILPEETLPSVLKFVHKSIDYGPLIQHLAHSKPNLRILEIGGDRSSSAASGIAEDLTRPDGQVLCSQYTLSSPGFVSSKDQPMLLPNMEYTTLDIGQDPAHQGFEGHQYDLIIASNVIGATRDPQQSLGNIKRLLSPNGRLLIQETCPSSKWATYVLGVLPTWWQGTADGSDEAAVLSPEVWQSKLAAAGLGSIEATVLDAEQPHQLTATIVARHDLPRETAPRRVTVLVDDENGAATRRMLSRLEDDGYAVTSCRLDGSPPVGQDVLSCLDLDKPFFENLSEPRYQLLKDFLLALGGAGVLWITALSQRGCRDPRYAQVLGLARCVRSEMIADFATCEVDSFDNAQSMDMIPRVLAKFENRDDDADDAVKSDFEWAIIDGQVQVGRFHKFALRDELLVSEPAGKASLDIGTPGLVNSLRWVQQPREAELKPGDVEVQVHSVGLNFRDILVALGIVELPVRQFGFEAAGIITRVGKDVDPNQLKVGDRICCLKKQAFGTYIVTPDYSCTHVPDNITFDEAACMIMPYITAIHGLFATARLSRGQTVLIHSACGGVGLAAVQISQMVGAEVYCSVGREDKVEFLMNNFNIPRNRIFYSRDKSFVGDVMRETGGQGMDVILNSLSGELLHATWTCVAEFGTLVEIGKRDLIGRGKLDMEPFLKNRSYCCIDIDRVWSKPWILRKHMLDAFDWCAKGLVTPVRPVKSFPASQTQDAFRYMQKGFHIGRIGISISHNPEHPDTQFETVKMARPITFDGSGSYLLVGGLGGLGRAISVWMAEHGARELIYLSRSAGGDTKHDLFVAELKSMGCNVKLIQGDVTKLEDVEKAVKAATHALRGIIQMSMVLYDQNFTKMTFEEWTGATAPKVEGTWNLHRASLSAGTDLDFFVLFSSVSGIIGQSGQANYASANTFLDAFAQYRKGLGLAASVVDVGAVEDIGVITERQGLMSTMKATGFKGVTEQELLDAMVLAMFAHARPTGQGNSPGFHSAFVEANTFVLGLDSSIPLSSPNNRSVWKRDRRMAVYHNAAAAGAEAAASNDGLKSFLAGARADPSVLSSPETANLFAVEIGKKLFHLLLKPQEDLNIALPLVDLGLDSLVALELKAWWKQVFSFDISVLEMLAMGSLAALGKHAADQMIKITAIDKDAS, encoded by the exons ATGGGTTCTTTAGCTGCTACAGTCGGGAATGGAGAAACCAACGAATCATCCCTTCAACACCCTGCAACTCATGGCAGCCATACCGCCAACGGCCATACAGCCAACGGTCACATAACCAATGGCCATACCCTCAATGGCCATTCCATAAACGGCCACACTGCAGACGATAACGGTACTATTAATGGCTCGCTAAACGGGCTCGGCTACCCGAGTCAAACTCTTATGGCCATCTGTGGCATGGCTTGCCGCCTTCCAGGAGGAATAGCATCGGCTGAGGAGTTATGGGAATTCCTTTTGGCAAAAAAGAATGCCCGGACTCGTGTGCCTGAATCCCGCTACAACGTCTCCGCCTTCCACTCCGCCGTTTCCAAGCCAGGAACGGTGGCTACAGAATACGGGCATTTTCTTGACGATAGCGTCGACCTTGGGGCGCTGGACACATCTGTCTTCCCCTTGAATCGAACTGAGCTAGAAAGATCGGACCCGCAACAGCGGCTGATGTTGGAGGTTGCCAGAGAGGCCTTTGAAGATGCCGGGGTGACCGACTGGAGGGGGAAGACGGTGGGATGCTACATTGGAAACTATGGAGAGGACTGGTCTGAGATGTTCGCCAAGGAACCGCAGCAATACGGCTTGCATCGCATCACTGGTACTGGGGACTTTGTCATCGCGAATCGGCTATCATATGAATTTGATATCAGGGGACCCAG CGTCACAATTCGTACGGCTTGTTCTTCTGCCCTCATCGGCATCAACGAGGCCTGCGCGGCCATCGCCCGTGGAGATTGCGAAGCTGCCATCGTGGGCGGCCTTAATCTGATCCTGGCGCCGGCCATGACCATTTCTGAAACAGAGCAAGGCGTTTTATCCAAGGATGGCTCGTGCAAGACCTTTTCTGCAGATGCTAACGGCTATGCCCGGGGAGAAGCCGTTACTGCTGTCTTCATTAAACCATTGACCGACGCAATTCGTGACGGCAACCCGGTCCGGGCTGTCATCCGGGCCGTAACGAATAACTCGGACGGCAAGACGCCCGGGATATCACATCCAAGCACTAGCTCGCAGGAAACCCTCATGAGAAGAGCGTACGCCATGGCAGGAATCACCGACTTTGGGGAAACAGCTATGGTTGAGTGCCACGGCACCGGCACGCCCATCGGCGATCCTATTGAGGCCAATGCCGTGGCTCGTGTTTTCGGGGAGCGGGGAGTTTATATTGGTTCCGTCAAGCCAAATCTAGGCCATACAGAAGGCGCCTCGGGTCTCGTGTCCCTGATCAAGATGGTTAAAGCCCTTGAGCACCGCACAATACCACCCCAGATCCGGTTCACAGCTCCCAATCCCAACATCCTCTTTAAAGAGGGCAAACTCACGGTTCCCCTGGAGCCAACTCCCTGGCCTCAAGATCGCCTCGAGCGTGTAAGTCTGAACTCCTTCGGCGTGGGTGGCTCCAACGCCCACATAATCCTCGAGTCTGCCGTCATGCACAACGCCGCAACCGTCATTCACGCCACGCCGGAAGAACCTCAGCTCCTTTTATACACGGCCAGTTCTGCCAAGTCCCTCGCCAGGATGATTGACAACTACCGGCACTGGGTTGAGAGGAACCCCTCCAAGGTCGCCGACCTGGCCTACACTCTGGCTAGGAAGCGAGATCATGGGCCGCACAGGGCCTTCGCTattgccaacggcggcgcAATTGAAACCGTCTCGCCGCCCGCAAGCATCAAGCCCGGCACGAAGCCGCCTAATATTGTCATGGTCTTTACAGGTCAGGGAGCGCAGTGGCCCCAAATGGGTCGACAGCTATGGCAGTCCAACGAGACCTTCAAGGCCAGCATTCAGCACCTGGATCAGTGTCTCCAAGCCGTTTCTGGAGAAAGGCCACACTACTCAATCCAggaggagctcaagaagccGGCCAAGAAGAGCCGCGTATCTTCGGCCGAGATCTCCCAGCCCCTGTGCACGGCAATTCAGATCGCCTTGGTCGACTGCCTGAAGGCCCTGGGCATCGTGCCGAGTGCCGTTGTCGGCCATTCTAGCGGCGAGATTGCGGCCGCCTACGCCTCGGGGGCGCTCACAGCGAGTgaagccatcatggcagccCATCACCGTGGCGCCGTGACGAATAGGCAGAGGAGAAAAGggtccatggcggccattgGAATGAGTTGGCGAGATACGGAGAAGCACCTCGTGCccaacgtcgtcatcgcctGTGACAACTCTCCCAAAAGTGTGACAATTTCAGGTGACACAGATAAGGTCAAGGCTGTGGTGGCTGATATTCAAATGACACGTCCAGAAGTGTTGGCTCGGCTTCTTCAGGTAGACAAAGCATACCACTCGCATCACATGGCCGAGATTGGAGACGACTACGCTTCGTTGATTAGCGGCCAAGTGAATGGAAAGGGTCCTTCGaatgccttcttcttctctagTGTGACAGGAAAGCTGCTGGATGGAGAGCACAATCTCGGGTCGGCATATTGGCGGACAAACCTCGAATCCCCCGTCCGGTTCCGTGAGGCCGTCACAAACCTCCTGAATCACGAGGTTGGCAAGCATGCCGTCTTTATCGAGATTGGCCCTCACTCAGCCCTCGCGGGACCTCTGAGACAAATATTCACTGAGACCTCTTCACCTTGTCCTTACTTGTCAGTCATAATCCGCAACCAGGATTGTCTTGGATCCTATCTGGCTGCCGTCGGCAAACTCCATTCACTCAATGTAAACATCAACCTCGACGTCTTGTTCCCCACGGGTTCTTGTCTACCAGATCTCCCAAGGTACCCGTGGAACCACGAGAACACCTGCTGGTACGAGTCCCGTCTGTCCAAAGATTGGCGCTTCCGAAAATTCCCCTATCATgatctccttggccttcgAGTCGTCGAGAGCACCGAGCTCGAGCCGGCCTGGCGCAACCTGTTTCACCTATCCAACACGCCTTGGGTCCACGACCACAAGATCGGGGACGATATCGTTTTCCCCTTTGCCGGCtacattgccatggctggcgagGCGGTGAGGCAGACGACGGGCATCAACGACGGGTTCAGCATTCAAAATGTACTTGTCAGCACAGCACTGGTACTCCCTAAGGGCAAGCCCACGGAGATGATAACCACGTTCCGGCCAAAGAGCCTCACAACGGCCCTGAACAGCTCCTGGTGGGAATTCACGATGGCCTCGTACAACGgtgacatctggacaaaACACTGCACGGGCGAAGTCATGGCGCTCACGTCTGACCCAAGACCGGGACAGGATCCCGAACCCCTTCCTCGCAAGGTGAACACGGCCAAGTGGTACAGCAACATGAGCAAGGGCGgtcttgaccttggcccTTGTTTCCAAACACTTGCCACCATTGAGACTTCAACGCGTCCAGAGGACAACCGGGCCATTGGAAATGTTGTCAACGGCAGGCAGGGCGATGAGGCCAACTACCACATCCATCCCACCGTTCTCGACGCGACCATCCAGATCCTaggtgccgccgccaccaatgGCCAGATGCGAAAGACCAAGACTTGGCTTCCTACCAGCATGGACAGGCTCAGCGTCTACCGTTGCTCGTCGGACATGGTCACCAGTGTTAGTGCGAGGCTGTCAAGCAACCATTCCGTAGTGGGAGGAGGCCGTTGCACggcgggcggcgtcgtcgtcgtcgaggctgAGAATATCAAAATGTCACTTGCGGCCGACTCCATTTCAAACCAGGTCCCCGACACACACGCGGCCGCAAGGTACGAGTGGAGCGCCGATATTGACTTTATGAATGTTGGCGAGCTCCTCATCGCACCAGCAGGCCGCTCTGAATACTTGCatctcctcgaggagctcgggCAACTCTGCTTGCTTTCCTCGAAGCGCCGGCTTTACTCGACGTCTAAACCGGTGGTCCTCGCTCCTCATATGCTCAAGTATACGTCCTGGATCACGTCCGCTTCCAAGGTGGTCGTCGTCAACCTAGCGTCTGTCGTGAGCAATCTGGACAACGAGAACATCTCGGCCCGCATCCACGCTCTCTCAAACCGTCTTGCTGACACTCCAATGTCGCCCGTCTCTAATGCCATCCGCGAGATCTGGACGAATATGGATCTGTTGCTTTCAGGACAGACACTCGAAGATATTCTCCCGGAGGAGACACTACCTAGTGTCTTGAAGTTCGTGCACAAATCCATTGACTATGGCCCACTTATTCAGCATCTAGCACACTCCAAACCCAACTTGCGCATCCTCGAGATTGGCGGCGACAGAAGCTCATCGGCAGCCAGTGGCATTGCCGAGGACCTCACACGCCCCGATGGCCAAGTGCTCTGCTCCCAGTATACCTTGAGCTCGCCAGGCTTTGTCTCCAGCAAGGACCAGCCGATGCTGCTCCCCAATATGGAATACACCACTCTGGATATCGGCCAAGATCCCGCGCATCAGGGCTTCGAGGGACACCAATACGACCTCATCATCGCGTCCAACGTCATTGGGGCCACCAGGGACCCGCAGCAGAGCCTGGGCAACATTAAGAGACTCCTGAGTCCCAACGGCCGACTGCTTATACAGGAGACTTGCCCGTCGTCCAAATGGGCCACCTATGTTCTCGGAGTCCTCCCGACGTGGTGGCAAGGCACCGCTGACGGGTCTGACGAAGCAGCCGTGCTCAGTCCCGAAGTATGGCAGTCGAAGCTTGCGGCGGCAGGGCTCGGCAGCATCGAAGCCACGGTTCTGGATGCCGAACAGCCTCACCAACTCACTGCGACCATAGTAGCAAGACATGACTTGCCCCGGGAGACTGCCCCTAGACGAGTCACTGTTCTTGTCGATGACGAGAATGGAGCTGCCACTCGGCGGATGCTCAGCCGACTAGAAGATGACGGTTACGCCGTGACAAGTTGCAGGTTGGATGGCTCTCCGCCAGTCGGACAGGATGTCCTCTCCTGCCTGGACCTAGACAAACCCTTCTTTGAGAATCTCAGCGAGCCCCGCTATCAGCTCCTCAAAGacttcctcctcgccctcggcggcgccggcgttcTCTGGATCACGGCTCTCAGCCAGCGGGGATGCCGTGATCCCCGGTACGCCCAAGTCTTGGGTCTCGCTCGATGTGTCCGCTCCGAGATGattgccgactttgccacGTGCGAGGTGGACAGCTTCGACAATGCCCAGTCAATGGACATGATCCCCCGGGTCCTGGCCAAATTCGAGAAtcgcgacgacgacgccgacgacgccgtcaagtCCGACTTTGAATGGGCCATTATCGACGGCCAGGTCCAGGTTGGGCGCTTCCATAAATTCGCGCTGCGTGACGAACTCCTGGTGTCGGAGCCCGCTGGAAAGGCTTCCCTTGACATCGGGACGCCTGGCCTGGTCAACAGTCTGCGTTGGGTGCAACAGCCGCGCGAGGCCGAGCTGAAGCCGGGCGATGTAGAGGTCCAGGTGCACTCTGTAGGCTTGAACTTTCGG GACATCCTCGTGGCCCTTGGCATCGTGGAACTTCCAGTGCGCCAGTTTGGATTCGAAGCAGCAGGCATCATTACACGGGTCGGAAAGGACGTGGACCCCAACCAGCTCAAGGTCGGCGATCGCATCTGCTGCTTAAAGAAGCAGGCCTTTGGGACTTATATTGTCACTCCGGACTATAGTTGTACTCATGTCCCCGACAACATCACCTTTGATGAGGCCGCGTGCATGATCATGCCATATATTACGGCTATCCACGGCTTGTTCGCTACTGCACGTCTTTCCAGGGGTCAG ACCGTCTTGATTCACAGCGCATGTGGTGGCGTTGGTCTGGCCGCTGTGCAGATTTCCCAGATGGTCGGCGCTGAAGTGTACTGTTCCGTCGGCAGAGAAGACAAGGTCGAGTTCCTGATGAACAACTTCAACATCCCCCGGAATCGCATTTTCTACTCCCGTGACAAGTCCTTTGTTGGTGACGTTATGCGGGAGACTGGTGGCCAAGGCATGGACGTCATCCTCAACTCCCTTTCCGGCGAGCTCTTGCACGCAACGTGGACATGCGTCGCCGAGTTCGGTACCTTGGTTGAGATTGGAAAGCGAGATCTGATCGGCCGTGGGAAACTCGACATGGAGCCCTTTTTGAAGAACCGCAGCTACTGCTGTATTGACATTGACCGCGTCTGGTCGAAGCCGTGGATTCTGAGAAA ACACATGCTGGACGCCTTCGACTGGTGTGCCAAGGGTCTTGTCACCCCCGTTCGACCCGTCAAATCTTTCCCAGCCAGTCAAACACAGGACGCGTTCCGGTACATGCAAAAGGGGTTTCACATTGGACGAATTGGCATTTCCATCTCTCACAACCCAGAACACCCGGATACCCAGTTTGAGACTGTCAAGATGGCCCGACCCATCACATTTGACGGATCTGGTTCCTACCTTCTTGTCGGGGGTCTCGGGGGTCTCGGCCGCGCCATTTCCGTCTGGATGGCCGAGCACGGCGCCCGCGAATTGATTTATCTATCACGAAGCGCTGGAGGGGACACCAAGCACGACCTCTTCGTGGCCGAGCTCAAGAGTATGGGCTGCAACGTCAAGCTCATCCAGGGAGACGTGACCAAGCTCGAGGACGTCGAGAAGGCTGTCAAGGCGGCCACACATGCCCTTCGAGGCAtcatccagatgtccatgGTGCTCTATGACCAAAACTTTACCAAAATGACCTTTGAGGAGTGGACGGGTGCGACAGCCCCCAAGGTCGAGGGCACATGGAACCTACACCGTGCCTCCCTGTCCGCTGGTACAGACTTGGACTTTTTTGTCCTCTTCAGCTCCGTTTCGGGAATCATCGGCCAGTCAGGCCAGGCCAACTATGCCAGCGCCAACACCTTTCTTGATGCGTTTGCCCAGTACCGcaagggcttgggcttggcagCCTCGGTCGTCGACGTCGGAGCCGTCGAAGACATTGGAGTCATTACCGAGCGCCAAGGATTAATGAGCACCATGAAAGCAACCGGCTTCAAGGGCGTCACAGAGCAGGAACTCTTGGACGCCATGGTCTTGGCAATGTTTGCCCATGCTCGGCCGACGGGGCAAGGAAATAGTCCAGGCTTCCACTCGGCCTTTGTCGAGGCCAACACgtttgtccttggcctggacTCGTCGATACCGCTGAGTAGTCCCAACAACCGCTCCGTGTGGAAAAGAGACCGTCGCATGGCGGTGTACCACaacgccgctgccgctggtgctGAAGCCGCCGCGTCCAACGATGGTCTCAAATCGTTCCTGGCTGGTGCCAGGGCCGACCCTTCTGTCCTCAGCTCGCCGGAGACAGCTAACCTGTTCGCCGTTGAGATTGGCAAGAAACTGTTTCACCTGCTGCTCAAGCCACAGGAGGACCTCAACATagccttgcccttggtcgACCTGGGTCTCGACTCGCTTGTGGCACTCGAGCTCAAGGCCTGGTGGAAGCAGGTCTTCTCCTTTGACATCAGTGTGCTGGAGATGCTTGCGATGGGATCCCTTGCGGCGCTTGGGAAACATGCCGCCGACCAGATGATCAAGATTACCGCCATTGATAAGGACGCGTCCTGA